CGCGAGGCCGGCTGCAAGGATCTGGTGCTGCTCAAGTGCACCAGCACTTATCCGGCGACGCCGCTCAACAGCAACGTGCGCACGATTCCCCATCTGCGTGAATTGTTCGGTTGCGAAGTGGGGCTGTCCGATCACTCGATGGGCGTTGGCGTGTCGGTGGCGGCGGTGGCGCTGGGCGCGACGGTGGTGGAAAAACACTTCACCCTCGACCGTTCGGCAGGTGGCGTCGATGCGAGTTTTTCGCTGGAGCCGGCGGAAATGGCCAGTCTGGTAGTGGAAACCGAACGAGCCTGGCAGGCCTTGGGTCAGGTGCGCTATGGCGCCACCGACGCCGAACTGAAATCTGTGGTGTATCGCCGCTCGCTGTACGTTACCGCCGACATGGCCGCTGGTGACACCTTTACCGGGGACAATCTGCGGGCGATTCGCCCCGGTCTCGGACTGCCGCCCAAGCACACCGAGGCCGTCCTCGGTCGCCGCGCGCGTGCGCCGATCAAGCGCGGCACGCCGCTGGACTGGTCGCTGGTCGAATAAGCTGATCTGCACCGAATCGGCAAAATAGCGTGACCTGCGAGTCATAACGCGCATCTTCACTGTATTGTATTGATCGGGGAGATGGCGCCTGGCTCGTTTTCGATTCCAGTGATAGCCCTTTGCGCTCCCCGTGGCTGCCCGTTGTGGCGGCCGTTTTCGTTTGTCGGCGCCCCTCGAAATCCTTGCGAGCGGTGGTCTTGGGCTGTTTTTTATTGGGAAGCCGTAATGATTGGCATAAAAAGCATTGCGAGCTACGTTCCTGTAGCCGGCGTGGACAATTACGCACAAGGTGCAAAATTCGAGAAGGATGAAGAATTCATCCTTGGCAAGATCGGCTCGGCGTTCCTGCCGCGCAAAGATGCTGAACAGGAAACCTCCGATCTGTGCGTGGAAGCGGCCAATGCGCTGTTTGCCAGCAACCCTGGACTGAAACGTGAATCGATCGACGCCTTGATCGTCGTCACTCAGAACGGTGATGAAGAAGGCCTGCCGCACACCGCCGCGATCGTACAGGACAAGCTCGGTCTGCCGACCAACGTGGCGGCGTTCGACATTTCCCTGGGCTGCTCCGGTTATGTCTACGGCATCTACGCGATCAAGGGCTTCATGGAAGCCGCCGGTCTGAAGAACGGCCTGCTGATCACTGCTGACCCGTATTCGAAAATCGTCGATCCGGAAGACCGCAACACCACCATGCTGTTTGGCGATGCCGCGACCGCTACGTGGATGGGCGAAGATCCGACCTGGGCGCTGGGCAAGGCCAAGTTCGGCACTGACGGCTCAGGTGCGCCGCACTTGAAAGTCACCGATGGCGTGTTCTTCATGAACGGTCGTCAGGTCTTCAACTTCGCACTGCTCAAAGTCCCGGCACACTTGCACGAACTGCTCGATGATTCCGGTCTGAAGGCCGATGACATCGATGCGTTCTGCATTCACCAGGGCAGTGCGGCGATTGTCGATGCCGTGGCGCGGCGTTTCGAAGGCGAGCCGGAGAAGTTCATCAAGGACATGGTCGAGACCGGTAATACCGTGTCGTCGAGCATTCCGTTGCTGCTGGAAAAACACGTACTCGATTCCGACTGGCAACGTATTGCGCTGAGCGGTTTCGGTGTCGGTCTGTCGTGGGGCTCGGCGATCATCTATCGTCCTTGAGTCCGAGCAAAAACGGCGGATACAAAAATAGCGTTCAAGGTTAACCTTGAACGCTATTTTTTTGCCTGAAACGGAGCGCGAGGCGCCATGAGCGAGTTTTTCCAAGCCAATGCCGAGGTGTTGCAACGGCGCTGGCCGGCGCTGTTCGAGCGACTGATGGCTGAAGACAGTGCGGCCGTTCCAGCTCAATTGGTTGAGGGGCATGGCTCGACGCTGAGCATCAACGGCATTCAACTCACCAGCCGCCATGACCGCCTCCATGAAGCGCGGACTCAGGCGGCCAGCCTGCCAGAAAAAGCACAATTGCATGTTTATGGCACGGGCCTCGGTGATTTGCCCGGGGTGCTGCTTGAACGCGAAGGGCTGCAACGCTTGTACGTGCACATCCTTAACGGCGCGTTGTTTGCGCTGGTGGTGCAACTGCTTGATCAGCGTGAATGGCTGGACGATCCGCGCGTCGAGTTGTTTTATGCCGGTGATCACGCGGATTTTTTCACGCCGTTTTTTGCCTTGCCCGCCGAGATGCTGCTGGCCGATGACTTCAACGCGAAAGTCCGTGATCGCTTGGTCAGTGAAGTGCACCTGAGTTTCAACAATCGGGATTTCGATCCGCAGTCGCCGGAGATTCAACAGCGTTTGCAGGCGTGCCTGCCTGTACTGCTCGCCGATGCGGATGTGGCGCAGTTGTTCGGCACGTGTGTGGGTCGGGAAATCTATGTGATCGCCACCGGGCCGACACTGGAGCAGCATTACCAGCGTCTCGCTGCAATCCGCCAGCGCGCCGAACGCCCGCTATTCATCTGTGTCGACACTGCGTATCGACCGCTGCGCGAACACGGGATTGTGCCTGATCTGGTGGTGAGCATTGATCAGCGCATCAGTTTTCGTCATCTGCCCTTCGAAGAGTCCGACTGCATCCCGCTGGTGTATCTGCCGATGAGCGATCCGGCGGTGTTGAAGGCGTGGAAGGGCAAACGTTACGGTGGTTATTCCGCAAGTCCGATCTACGCGAACTTGCGTGAGCAGCATCCGCGAGCGCAGTTGCACGTTGGCGGCAGTGTGATTCACCCGGCGGTGGATCTGGCGGTAAAGATGGGGGCCGCCAGCATTACGCTGTTTGGCGCTGACTTCGCTTTTCCGATGAACAAGACCCATGCCGGCTGGAACGACGGCGAGCTGGGGCCGTCGGTGAATCAGGCGCGGCATTGGGTGCGCGATGGCCATGGCCAACGGGTCAGCACGCAACTCAATTTTCGCGGTTATCTGTGCGTGCTGGAGCGCTACATCGCTGCGCATCCACAGGTCGGGTTTCTCAACAGCAGCCGCGGCGGGGCGCTGATCGCCGGAACCGCTTTCAATCCGGAGTTTGTGCAATGAGTGCGCTGAGTGTCTGTAAGGATGAATGTCGCCAGTGCGCAGGGTTGTTTCGTCTGGGTCGCGATGTCGAGGCGGCGCTGGCGATGGTCGATGTGTTTGAAAAGGCCCAGCAGTGTTTATCGTCTGCTTCTGCAGAGGTGCAGCAGATGTGGGCGCAGCTGTTACTGCAAATGCTCGCTTCCCAGGAGCGCCAGGACTGGCTGGGGCTGGCTGACGCTATGGAGTATGAACTGGTGGATTTGCTGGAAAGTGTCCCGGCCTGAGTGTGCCGACAGCACTGGCCCGCAGGTTTGCGCGACAGTCGGTTTTATGACGTCATTTATTCGCGGTGGATGGACTGCTAAGTCTTTGTTTTCTCGGGGGTGGCAGGGTGATGGCAAATTTTTTTCAAAAAGCCCTCAAGCAACCTGCAAACCCGACGATAACTATTACGAAGGTTCTCTAGGCCATACCCGGCGGTTGCCAGGGCCGGAAGCCGCAGTACCCAACCAACGAGGAATTCGTCATGGCTTTAACAGTAAACACCAACACTACGTCGTTGAACGTTCAGAAAAACCTGAACCGCGCTTCCGACGCTCTGTCGACTTCGATGCAGCGCCTGTCTTCCGGCCTGAAAATCAACAGCGCTAAAGACGACGCCGCTGGCCTGCAAATCTCCAACCGTATGTCTTCCCAGATCCGCGGTAACACCCAGGCTATCCAGAACGCCAACGACGGTATCTCCGTAGCTCAGACCGCTGAAGGCGCTCTGCAAGCCACTACCGACATTCTGCAGCGTATGCGTGAACTGGCTGTTAAAGCACGTAACGGTACCAACGGCACTGCTGACCAGACCGCTACCAACGCTGAATTCGCTCAGATGTCTGACGAAATCACCCGTATCTCGGCTTCGACCAACCTGAACGGCAAAAACCTGCTGGACGGTTCGGCTGGTACTGTGACCCTGCAAGTGGGCGCAAACACCGGTTCGGCTAACCACATCGACCTGGTACTGAGCTCCAAGTTCGACGCAGTAAGCCTGTCGGTAGGCAGCGGTACTCTGTCCCTGACCGGTGCTAGCGTTTCTGGCGCTGCTACCAACATCGACAGCGCTATCACTGCAATCGACGCCGCTATCGCTGCAATCGGTTCGACTCGTGCCAGCCTGGGTGCTTCGCAAAACCGTCTGACCAGCACCATCCAGAACTTGCAGAACATCACCGAGAACACCACTGCTGCACAAGGTCGCGTACAAGATACCGACTTCGCCGCAGAGACTGCTAACCTGACCAAGCAGCAAACCCTGCAACAGGCTTCGACCTCTGTTCTGGCTCAAGCCAACCAACTGCCTTCCGCTGTACTGAAGCTGCTTCAGTAATTTCGGAATAAGTTTAAGCGGGGGAGTGTGCTTGTCGCGCTCTCTCGCTTTTTTCGTTAAGAGGTGATGGGCATGGACATGAGCGTAAAGCTTAACGTGTCTTATCCGGCTCCCAAGCCAGCGACCCCTGTTGCTGACAAGCCGTCAGAGACGCCAAAAGTTGCGAAGGCCGATGCTCCGGTTGCTGACCGCAAAAGTCAGGACACGGATGACGCCAAGTTGAAACTGGCTGTGCAGGAGATCGAGAAGTTCGTTCAATCGATCAAGCGCAATCTGGAGTTCTCGATCGATGAGCATTCCGGTAAGGTCATCGTCAAGGTGATCGCAAGCGAGACGGGTGAGGTCGTTCGACAGATTCCCTCCGCAGAAGCCCTCAAGCTGGCAGACAGCCTCGCCAATGCGAGCCACGTTCTGTTCGACGCCAAAGTCTGATAGCTGGCATGAATAATGTTTGTACGTTCTCAGGACGCGTGTAACGGTCAAAAGAATGGCAACAATCTGAAGGGAGATGCACATGGCAAGTCCAATTCTACCGGGTTCCGGACTGGGTTCCGGCCTGGACATCGGCGCGATCGTGACCGCGCTGGTCAACGCCGACAAGTCTGCCAAGCAGACGCAGATCGACACTCAGACGAAAACCAACTCGCTGAAGATTTCCGGTGTCGGTTCGCTGAAAAGCGCACTGGCGGCGTATCAGAAGGCGATGACCGACCTTAATAAAGCGTCGAGCCCGGCATTTGCCGGTTTTACCGCAACGTCGGACACACCAACGATTGTCGGTGCAACATCGGACAAAACGGCCGTACCGGGTACTTACAGCGTTGTTGTGAAGAACCTGGCCACCGGCTCGAAAGTCGCCAGTGCCGCATTTGCCGGCGGTGCCGCCAGTGCTATTCCGAGTGGTACTCTGAAAATCAGTCAGAATGGCATTGATTACAATGTTGCGATTCCGGCCAATGCCACCTTGCAGTCCACGCGGGACGCGATCAACACGGCGCAGGCCAGCAACGGTATTTCCGCCAACATCGTGACCGACAGTAGCGGTTCTTCGCGCCTGGTGCTGAGCTCGAACAAGACTGGCGCCGGCATGGACCTGCAGGTCAGCGGTATCGCGGGTCTTGAGATCGATGGCACCCAGGAAATGGGTGACAACCCGGCGGCAGGCGCTTCCGGGGCGGTCGGTAAGGTGGCCAAAGATGCCAACCTCACCATTGACGGGCTGGCTGTCAGCAGCAAGACCAACACGGTAACAGGCGCAATCAGCGGCATGACGCTGAATCTGGTGGCTGCGAGCCCTGTCGTCAACGGCACGGCAACCCCGGCGACGGTTTCGGTTGCGACCAATACCGCCGGTATCCAGACGTCGCTGCAGACGTTCATCGATTCCTACAACACCCTGAAGAAAACCGTCGACACGCTGTCCAAGGCGACGCCGGACGCCGATGGCAATCTGACCGTTTCATCGGCTTTCACCGGTGATGCGCTGCCGCGCTCGTTGATGGCTGATGTGCGTGCTCAGCTGACTGATCCAGGGGCTGGTGGCAAAGGGCAATTGTCCGTGCTGTCGCAGATGGGTGTTCTGACTGACAGTAAAACCGGTTTGCTGACGCTCGACACGGCGGTGTTCAACAAGCGTATGGAACTCCCGGGCATGGCTGGTCAGGTTCAACAGCTGTTCAGTGGTACCGACGCCAAAAATGGTTTGTTGGCACGCATGAACGCGGCGGTTGATCCGTACGTCAAGACCGGTGGCCTGCTCGATCAGCGCAGTTCCAACCTGACGAACATCACCTCGGCCCTGCAAAAGCAGCAGACGGCCCTGGACTTGCGCGTCGATAACCTGACCAAGACGCTGACGGCCAAGTACAACGCCATGGACCTGCTGGTCGGGCAGATGAAAGCAACGGCGAGTAATATCACGTCGTTCTTCAGCTCCCTGAACGCTCAGCAGTCCGCGAAGTAACAGGCAGTAACGACAAAAACCCGGCTACGCTTTATCGGCGTGCGCCGGGTTTTTGTCTTTTGAACTAAAGTTCTGTGATTCGTTGGCGATACACTGGTTATACGAGTCATTGTGGCAATGAGGTAGAACATGAATCCGATGTTAGCCCTTCGGCAGTACCAGAAAGTCGGCGCACACGCTCAGACATCCGAAGCGAGCCCGCACCGTCTGGTGCAAATGTTGATGGAAGGTGGACTGGCCCGTATCGCTCAGGCCAAAGGCGCCATCGA
This region of Pseudomonas sp. R84 genomic DNA includes:
- the fliD gene encoding flagellar filament capping protein FliD is translated as MASPILPGSGLGSGLDIGAIVTALVNADKSAKQTQIDTQTKTNSLKISGVGSLKSALAAYQKAMTDLNKASSPAFAGFTATSDTPTIVGATSDKTAVPGTYSVVVKNLATGSKVASAAFAGGAASAIPSGTLKISQNGIDYNVAIPANATLQSTRDAINTAQASNGISANIVTDSSGSSRLVLSSNKTGAGMDLQVSGIAGLEIDGTQEMGDNPAAGASGAVGKVAKDANLTIDGLAVSSKTNTVTGAISGMTLNLVAASPVVNGTATPATVSVATNTAGIQTSLQTFIDSYNTLKKTVDTLSKATPDADGNLTVSSAFTGDALPRSLMADVRAQLTDPGAGGKGQLSVLSQMGVLTDSKTGLLTLDTAVFNKRMELPGMAGQVQQLFSGTDAKNGLLARMNAAVDPYVKTGGLLDQRSSNLTNITSALQKQQTALDLRVDNLTKTLTAKYNAMDLLVGQMKATASNITSFFSSLNAQQSAK
- a CDS encoding flagellar protein FlaG; this translates as MDMSVKLNVSYPAPKPATPVADKPSETPKVAKADAPVADRKSQDTDDAKLKLAVQEIEKFVQSIKRNLEFSIDEHSGKVIVKVIASETGEVVRQIPSAEALKLADSLANASHVLFDAKV
- a CDS encoding ketoacyl-ACP synthase III, translated to MIGIKSIASYVPVAGVDNYAQGAKFEKDEEFILGKIGSAFLPRKDAEQETSDLCVEAANALFASNPGLKRESIDALIVVTQNGDEEGLPHTAAIVQDKLGLPTNVAAFDISLGCSGYVYGIYAIKGFMEAAGLKNGLLITADPYSKIVDPEDRNTTMLFGDAATATWMGEDPTWALGKAKFGTDGSGAPHLKVTDGVFFMNGRQVFNFALLKVPAHLHELLDDSGLKADDIDAFCIHQGSAAIVDAVARRFEGEPEKFIKDMVETGNTVSSSIPLLLEKHVLDSDWQRIALSGFGVGLSWGSAIIYRP
- a CDS encoding 6-hydroxymethylpterin diphosphokinase MptE-like protein yields the protein MSEFFQANAEVLQRRWPALFERLMAEDSAAVPAQLVEGHGSTLSINGIQLTSRHDRLHEARTQAASLPEKAQLHVYGTGLGDLPGVLLEREGLQRLYVHILNGALFALVVQLLDQREWLDDPRVELFYAGDHADFFTPFFALPAEMLLADDFNAKVRDRLVSEVHLSFNNRDFDPQSPEIQQRLQACLPVLLADADVAQLFGTCVGREIYVIATGPTLEQHYQRLAAIRQRAERPLFICVDTAYRPLREHGIVPDLVVSIDQRISFRHLPFEESDCIPLVYLPMSDPAVLKAWKGKRYGGYSASPIYANLREQHPRAQLHVGGSVIHPAVDLAVKMGAASITLFGADFAFPMNKTHAGWNDGELGPSVNQARHWVRDGHGQRVSTQLNFRGYLCVLERYIAAHPQVGFLNSSRGGALIAGTAFNPEFVQ
- a CDS encoding flagellin domain-containing protein is translated as MALTVNTNTTSLNVQKNLNRASDALSTSMQRLSSGLKINSAKDDAAGLQISNRMSSQIRGNTQAIQNANDGISVAQTAEGALQATTDILQRMRELAVKARNGTNGTADQTATNAEFAQMSDEITRISASTNLNGKNLLDGSAGTVTLQVGANTGSANHIDLVLSSKFDAVSLSVGSGTLSLTGASVSGAATNIDSAITAIDAAIAAIGSTRASLGASQNRLTSTIQNLQNITENTTAAQGRVQDTDFAAETANLTKQQTLQQASTSVLAQANQLPSAVLKLLQ
- the pseI gene encoding pseudaminic acid synthase, with the translated sequence MTSFKIGNRLIGADAPPFIIAEMSGNHNQSLDVALQIVEAAARAGAHALKLQTYTAETMTLDLAEGEFFIKDPGSLWAGTSLYDLYEKAHTPWEWHAPIFARAKELGMLAFSTPFDATAVDFLESLDVPAYKIASFENTDLPLIRRVAATGKPLIISTGMASIAELDETVRAAREAGCKDLVLLKCTSTYPATPLNSNVRTIPHLRELFGCEVGLSDHSMGVGVSVAAVALGATVVEKHFTLDRSAGGVDASFSLEPAEMASLVVETERAWQALGQVRYGATDAELKSVVYRRSLYVTADMAAGDTFTGDNLRAIRPGLGLPPKHTEAVLGRRARAPIKRGTPLDWSLVE